One segment of Pseudodesulfovibrio sp. 5S69 DNA contains the following:
- a CDS encoding ATP-binding protein has product MVRQGFPVDLPALVFYYIVKSEPIESTNSMPFDKKPARPTSYVALDETSRALMDSSVESAFVMDVSGYVLAANEAAAKLFDLKPGQGLQRSNIYDLLPADAADSRRAKIEEAIKSVRAVRFEEEIGGRSLVHSIVPVANPWGEVNRLAVHTLDLTKLRRTDEDLRREQQRQIFFMESLPGIVYHLYPDQTIRYANRYFRRYFGSPRNRNCRDALNCSGTSCSLCPPMEAMNTDRAVEWDWTDNQGRTFHLQCSPMTDSNGERMIMVLGIDITARQRAEDALKKARDKLEDRVRQRTEELEKANLELTSKSQRLVTAMEKADAATRAKSSFLANMSHEIRTPLNAILGMSELALSIDDQERKDRYLRRVMEAGNSLLSVINDILDFSKIEASRLTLESIDFDLRGVLNGALDLHLIAAGEKGLKLHAGVAEDVPPALVGDPSRLRQIIINLVGNAIKFTETGGVTVTVRPAEPADDLKPGDPVTLVFSVTDTGVGIPEHKQRDIFQSFLQADDSITRKYGGTGLGLAICQLLVGLMGGELSLESEEGRGSTFTFTTDLKVGDPAAVERERREAETPPPDIVPMTVLLADDNPLNRELATTLLSEQGHRVLAVKNGIEALNALREAPFDLVLMDVQMPIMDGVSATRAIRDPNSGALNPDIPIIALTAHALKGDRERFLEAGMDDYIAKPIKMRDFYDTIARASNGRSAIPPAPPEEQYAPAPAGKPFDRESALEMLGGKQALLARMDEIFLRDVPGELEELAGHFTGRDWKNAKRLAHSIKSSARTVGAHRLGAIAEQMEYLCRQQDVASAEKELKILESDVRSALDYLTGIREQAADSLPET; this is encoded by the coding sequence ATGGTTCGACAGGGGTTTCCCGTTGACCTGCCCGCCCTGGTTTTTTACTACATAGTCAAGAGTGAACCCATCGAATCCACGAACAGCATGCCCTTCGACAAAAAACCCGCACGCCCCACCTCCTACGTCGCCCTGGACGAGACCTCCCGGGCCCTGATGGACTCCTCCGTGGAGTCCGCCTTCGTCATGGACGTGAGCGGATACGTGCTGGCCGCCAACGAGGCCGCAGCCAAGCTGTTCGACCTCAAGCCCGGCCAGGGCCTGCAACGCTCCAACATCTACGACCTCCTGCCCGCGGACGCGGCGGACTCCCGCCGGGCCAAGATCGAGGAGGCCATCAAGAGCGTGCGGGCCGTGCGCTTCGAAGAGGAGATCGGCGGCCGCTCCCTGGTCCACTCCATCGTGCCCGTGGCCAACCCCTGGGGTGAGGTCAACCGGCTGGCCGTGCACACCCTGGACCTGACCAAGCTCAGGCGTACGGACGAGGATCTGCGCCGCGAGCAGCAACGCCAGATCTTCTTCATGGAGTCCCTGCCCGGCATCGTCTACCACCTCTACCCGGACCAGACCATCCGCTACGCCAACCGCTACTTCCGGCGGTATTTCGGCAGCCCCAGGAACCGCAACTGCCGCGACGCCCTGAACTGCTCGGGCACCTCCTGCTCCCTGTGCCCGCCCATGGAGGCCATGAACACCGACCGGGCCGTGGAATGGGACTGGACCGACAACCAGGGACGGACCTTCCACCTGCAATGCAGCCCCATGACCGACTCGAACGGCGAACGCATGATCATGGTGCTCGGCATCGACATCACCGCCAGACAGCGGGCCGAGGATGCCCTGAAAAAGGCCCGCGACAAGTTGGAGGACCGCGTCCGCCAGCGCACCGAGGAACTGGAAAAGGCCAATCTCGAACTGACCAGCAAGTCCCAGCGTCTGGTCACCGCCATGGAAAAAGCCGACGCGGCCACCAGGGCCAAGTCCTCGTTCCTGGCCAACATGAGCCACGAGATCCGCACCCCGCTCAACGCCATCCTGGGCATGTCCGAGCTGGCCCTGTCCATCGACGACCAGGAGCGCAAGGACCGCTACCTGCGCCGGGTCATGGAGGCGGGCAATTCGCTCCTGTCCGTGATCAACGACATCCTCGACTTCTCCAAGATCGAGGCCTCCAGGCTGACCCTGGAGAGCATCGATTTCGATCTGCGGGGGGTCCTCAACGGCGCCCTGGACCTGCACCTCATCGCGGCCGGGGAAAAGGGCCTCAAGCTGCATGCAGGCGTGGCCGAGGACGTGCCCCCCGCCCTGGTGGGCGACCCCTCCCGACTGCGCCAGATCATCATCAACCTGGTGGGCAACGCCATCAAGTTCACCGAGACCGGCGGGGTGACCGTGACCGTCCGGCCCGCCGAACCGGCCGACGACCTCAAGCCCGGCGACCCGGTCACCTTAGTCTTCTCCGTGACCGACACCGGGGTGGGCATCCCGGAACACAAGCAGCGGGACATCTTCCAGTCATTCCTCCAGGCAGACGACTCCATCACCCGCAAGTACGGCGGCACCGGCCTGGGCCTGGCCATCTGCCAACTCCTGGTCGGGCTCATGGGCGGCGAACTCTCTCTGGAGAGCGAAGAGGGACGGGGCAGCACCTTCACCTTCACCACCGACCTCAAGGTGGGCGACCCCGCAGCCGTGGAACGGGAACGGCGCGAAGCCGAAACCCCGCCGCCGGACATCGTCCCCATGACCGTGCTCCTGGCCGACGACAACCCGCTTAACCGCGAGCTGGCCACCACCCTGCTCAGCGAGCAGGGCCACCGGGTTCTGGCCGTGAAAAACGGCATCGAGGCCCTCAATGCCCTGCGCGAGGCCCCCTTCGACCTGGTCCTCATGGACGTCCAGATGCCGATCATGGATGGCGTCTCGGCCACCCGGGCCATCCGCGATCCCAACTCCGGCGCGCTCAACCCGGACATCCCGATCATCGCCCTGACCGCCCACGCCCTCAAGGGCGACCGCGAGCGGTTCCTGGAAGCGGGCATGGACGACTACATCGCCAAACCCATCAAGATGCGGGACTTCTACGACACCATCGCCCGGGCCTCGAACGGCCGCTCCGCCATCCCCCCGGCCCCCCCGGAGGAGCAGTACGCTCCCGCCCCCGCGGGCAAGCCCTTCGACCGGGAGAGCGCCCTGGAAATGCTCGGCGGCAAGCAGGCGCTCCTCGCCCGCATGGATGAAATCTTCCTGCGAGACGTACCCGGCGAACTCGAGGAGCTGGCCGGCCACTTCACCGGCCGCGACTGGAAAAACGCCAAGCGGCTGGCCCACTCCATCAAAAGTTCGGCCCGCACCGTGGGCGCGCACCGGCTCGGGGCCATCGCCGAACAGATGGAATATCTCTGCCGTCAACAGGACGTCGCCTCTGCCGAAAAAGAATTGAAAATCCTTGAATCGGATGTCCGGTCCGCGCTAGACTATCTAACCGGTATCCGGGAGCAGGCTGCGGACTCCCTCCCTGAAACGTAA
- a CDS encoding CBS domain-containing protein, translating into MLVRDWMTVNVIALGVNSSVLDAAEILREKNIRQFPVIDSAGCLVGIVSDRDIRDAMPSKFIPGDAVVESGGGLYTLTAGDIMTLDPVSVPSDAAMTEVADILVKHKVGGLPVVDRGRLEGIITQLDVLRFLCASAGSARGGAQFGIRMDGPEGALADILCDLRAKGIVFTSVFTAVDPTRCGSRNAYVSIADLGDKSVEDVVELLQSKYTLLFYVAEGVTVDLV; encoded by the coding sequence ATGCTGGTCAGAGACTGGATGACGGTCAACGTCATCGCCCTGGGAGTGAATTCCTCTGTGCTGGATGCGGCCGAGATACTGCGGGAAAAGAACATCCGGCAGTTTCCGGTCATCGACAGCGCGGGCTGCCTGGTGGGCATCGTCTCGGACCGGGACATCCGCGACGCCATGCCGTCCAAGTTCATCCCCGGCGACGCCGTGGTCGAGAGCGGCGGCGGCCTGTATACCCTCACGGCCGGGGACATCATGACCCTGGATCCCGTGTCCGTGCCCTCGGACGCGGCCATGACCGAAGTGGCCGACATCCTGGTCAAGCACAAGGTCGGCGGCCTGCCCGTGGTCGACAGGGGCCGGCTCGAAGGGATCATCACCCAGCTCGACGTGCTCCGCTTCCTCTGCGCCTCGGCGGGCTCCGCGCGCGGCGGCGCCCAGTTCGGCATCCGCATGGACGGCCCCGAGGGCGCCCTGGCCGATATCCTCTGCGACCTTCGGGCCAAGGGCATCGTCTTCACCAGCGTGTTCACCGCCGTGGACCCCACCCGTTGCGGCTCCCGCAACGCCTACGTCTCCATCGCCGATCTCGGCGACAAGTCCGTTGAGGATGTCGTTGAGCTGCTGCAAAGCAAGTACACCCTCCTCTTCTACGTGGCCGAAGGTGTGACGGTAGATTTGGTGTAG
- a CDS encoding amidohydrolase family protein produces MALSRRAFLTLLAGTGLLAPAVHAAPSPPRGTFALAGTVYPGRGAPLPGHAVLVRRGRIEGVVPARDVADRPVIAPEGGSILPGVINAHCHNLHTARERRERWLDHGVTAIGDAASPLKFLSALLDSPSGRTATASACGPMLCPPGGYPLPVHSPEHALAVASPKEGADAVRRLADRGAARIKIAFEPGILPRPWPRFDTATARSICDTARRLGLAVRCHVEDLSGLEPALDAGADFVEHVPYRWHDHGAIRPVLGPDGAPVPHYRQLLERMVRNGVVMTPTLDVFTRTPWNGPALFAPVRTFHALGGKVALGNDFPYRRTDAGMPVREMRLLARAGLDRAAVLEAATATAAEVCGFRDRGRIAPGMAADLLMVRGAPSPDALQDPVHIVKDGVFIR; encoded by the coding sequence ATGGCCCTGTCCCGGCGCGCGTTCCTGACCCTGTTGGCCGGGACCGGCCTGCTCGCGCCCGCGGTCCATGCGGCCCCGTCCCCGCCGCGGGGGACCTTCGCCCTGGCGGGCACCGTGTATCCCGGCCGGGGAGCCCCCCTGCCCGGCCACGCCGTGCTCGTCCGCAGGGGCCGCATCGAGGGCGTGGTCCCGGCCCGCGACGTGGCCGACCGCCCGGTCATCGCCCCTGAAGGCGGCTCCATCCTGCCGGGCGTGATCAACGCCCACTGCCACAACCTGCACACCGCCCGCGAGCGGCGCGAACGCTGGCTCGACCACGGCGTGACCGCCATCGGTGATGCGGCCTCGCCGCTCAAGTTCCTGTCCGCGCTCCTCGACTCGCCCTCCGGCCGGACGGCCACGGCCTCCGCCTGCGGCCCCATGCTCTGTCCGCCCGGCGGCTATCCCCTGCCCGTGCACAGCCCGGAGCACGCCCTGGCCGTGGCATCGCCCAAGGAAGGCGCGGACGCGGTCAGACGGCTGGCGGACCGGGGCGCCGCGCGTATCAAGATCGCCTTCGAGCCGGGCATCCTGCCCAGACCGTGGCCCCGATTCGACACGGCCACGGCGAGGTCGATCTGCGACACGGCCCGCCGCCTCGGGCTGGCGGTGCGCTGCCACGTGGAGGACCTGTCCGGGCTCGAACCCGCCCTCGACGCCGGGGCGGACTTCGTGGAGCACGTCCCCTATCGCTGGCACGACCACGGCGCCATCCGGCCCGTGCTCGGCCCGGACGGAGCACCCGTGCCCCACTACCGGCAGTTGCTCGAACGCATGGTCCGCAATGGGGTGGTCATGACCCCGACCCTGGACGTGTTCACCCGCACGCCGTGGAACGGACCGGCCCTGTTTGCACCGGTCCGCACCTTCCACGCTCTGGGCGGCAAGGTGGCGCTCGGCAACGACTTTCCCTACCGGCGGACGGACGCGGGCATGCCGGTGCGCGAGATGCGCCTGCTGGCCCGGGCCGGTCTGGACCGGGCAGCCGTGCTCGAAGCGGCCACGGCCACGGCGGCCGAGGTCTGCGGGTTCCGCGACCGGGGGCGGATCGCGCCGGGCATGGCCGCCGACCTGCTCATGGTGCGCGGCGCACCCTCGCCGGACGCACTGCAAGACCCCGTGCACATCGTCAAGGACGGGGTCTTCATCCGCTGA
- a CDS encoding radical SAM protein, giving the protein MDHQGMIIRPPSEAGSVLLQVTLGCSHGRCAFCGAYQGKRFAIKPRGTVLADILYAARHYPDRRRIFLCDGDAMILPQARLTDILSLIREHLPWVTRVGTYASAKSLKRKTDAELAELRGLGLGIVYMGLESGDDAVLRDMGKSGDAACIVEQGQRAGAAGFKVNVTVINGLGGVERSMEHAQATARALTRIDPDQVGALSLMLVPGTPLHERFERGEFELPDAPGILRELREMLAGTTLTRGLFLADHASNYLPLKVRLPSGKQAALDSLDRALAGRTPLKAESARRL; this is encoded by the coding sequence ATGGACCACCAGGGCATGATCATACGACCGCCGAGCGAGGCCGGGTCCGTTCTGTTGCAGGTCACTCTGGGGTGTTCGCACGGCCGTTGCGCCTTTTGCGGTGCCTACCAGGGCAAGCGGTTCGCCATCAAGCCGCGCGGGACCGTGCTGGCGGACATCCTGTACGCGGCCCGCCATTATCCCGACCGGCGGCGGATATTTTTGTGCGACGGCGACGCCATGATCCTGCCCCAGGCCCGACTGACGGACATCCTGTCGCTCATCCGCGAGCACCTGCCGTGGGTCACCAGGGTCGGCACCTACGCCAGCGCCAAGAGCCTGAAGCGCAAGACCGACGCGGAACTGGCCGAGCTGCGCGGGCTGGGACTGGGCATCGTCTACATGGGACTGGAGTCCGGCGACGACGCGGTCCTCCGGGACATGGGCAAGAGCGGCGACGCGGCCTGCATCGTGGAGCAGGGGCAACGCGCCGGGGCGGCCGGGTTCAAGGTCAACGTCACGGTCATCAACGGGCTGGGCGGGGTCGAGCGGTCCATGGAGCACGCGCAGGCCACGGCCCGTGCCCTGACCCGCATAGACCCGGACCAGGTGGGGGCGCTCAGCCTCATGCTCGTGCCCGGCACCCCGCTGCACGAGCGCTTCGAGCGCGGCGAGTTCGAGCTTCCCGACGCGCCGGGCATCCTGCGGGAGCTGCGCGAGATGCTGGCCGGGACCACGTTGACGCGCGGCCTGTTCCTGGCCGATCACGCCTCCAACTACCTGCCGCTCAAGGTCCGCCTGCCCTCGGGCAAACAGGCGGCCCTGGACAGCCTCGACCGCGCCCTGGCGGGCAGGACCCCGCTCAAGGCCGAATCAGCCCGGCGGCTCTGA
- a CDS encoding response regulator: MKTILVVDDAPMIRELLKSVLEAEGYAVIEAADGEEAIHICRDTPIDLSIIDIFLPKKGGLQVMGELIKADSAHKFIAISGGEAFNPEAIVELAKVYDVVDTFTKPIDTRRLVEVVRTALSD, encoded by the coding sequence ATGAAGACCATTCTCGTCGTCGACGACGCCCCCATGATCCGGGAACTGCTCAAGTCGGTTCTCGAGGCCGAAGGCTATGCAGTGATCGAGGCCGCGGACGGCGAAGAGGCCATCCACATCTGCCGGGATACCCCCATCGACCTGTCCATCATCGACATCTTTCTGCCCAAGAAGGGCGGGCTCCAGGTCATGGGCGAACTGATCAAGGCCGACAGCGCCCACAAGTTCATCGCCATCTCCGGCGGCGAAGCCTTCAACCCCGAAGCCATCGTCGAACTCGCCAAGGTCTACGACGTGGTCGACACCTTCACCAAGCCCATCGACACCCGCCGCCTCGTCGAAGTCGTCCGCACCGCCCTGAGCGACTAG